A region from the Drosophila mauritiana strain mau12 chromosome 2L, ASM438214v1, whole genome shotgun sequence genome encodes:
- the LOC117150978 gene encoding uncharacterized protein LOC117150978 isoform X1 — MDIALRGTNRASSTSTTGTGLHHAVSLGNIEVSTKTTYSSHMDRSYDSEDEHTGRRRLRHTLSTELHPHTSVYSRGDIREQYCLTDRQLHSIEQRPRRERFFGCLSRRGQTQSGSFLGGCVGRRVPSDENLAAYAPFEKYPRYQNSYTDTHELESSYFRRQPASILSTGKSGEADLGGRYTWIGQQQVTNNNPDYQSDHRATCCTAPLESFYQDVLLRNYYVELCAPPNPTPPTSHTNQIANLNVCSYHCPTYATMPTTHHQHHHQQQGGNVRTKHVSFARSHTLTSFDNVNAGFRSSGRLKTARSQERLIGGKKPIIATGSMYETLQPPLQAQQQPQQMQPQQSSTLPKTWLPPPVQLQPCQHHHAPIHLHQPIPGEDLDTQLPARPDNMVGLIIPQPLPLALPLPSPEVLIVEKKFRNAMKTQATQTDAAARRQGQIGYNTQVLALSPRPPHRIKVVSQGAQTNGLQNGKKLTKSLSEIPNGKDGTSSHHYQQGSIYPHEMIYRTQSQDVTPLQTLSDAQNNIMYYKPPPPLLDAHSYGLGMEHLSRTRPSPSEQSVEYVNVNAAAVALNESFDYESNSLPRRACTSHTDFYSNSLPRRHITESSELMTDSVPLDFSQSHLLPPPSEYCKNDDEDVEEYYDEEEDHPHETESYSSEVCMEQAAQHRRMSMLPQMIDSPFRRDDLRRQSMPVYGQTEKLIDGFGPRSSFRRRDKVSCFPDEPPVVQEVRDEQEIFIDFKPHISPKPSPKLQLKHRKQHKAEIAMKKMQQQRMAQAAALTLPKPKSQPVEVEVRKVELEPSDEEEDEDEVSEPEEEDDGEEIDEDEQKLETDLQEDEEPLYENITPCGCRVAPQPDVENIQDKRSQFRKRSVSLDDDYEAKASETPTPTGLRLPSTPASPCRDELLANVSTYPSSDSLANDNTRDHSDGIWNESQVTVLTAEQRDISDGSYSSNLLLTPSSKRKNLLLQHQQRSSVDTDALDFEEQSPTYGLQTLPKIIKTPTPTTSRPTSTQPMMPPPAIAVTPSTNQILDSCVSSPLPKRSMVARGSVPDARQLMFTSGAAKQRHSDASFLPMGATDYARSADISECSTNTDEYATCTDTSKRTPGIKTPPTTTSSSSTTQVPVSTQSSQLEKTHAGSSFESASSLYSMREDLLQHDEKERDKQAPLTKAQLKSPIGSVAELTRKSPSHSISSTTSSGSCPVSGAAIKSPAKESLPQTVASSGTSQMKVSSAECIPPGVKPKPDSISEDERSEVRYSSSGYYESPHEEDDEEQGTRSKARRLRQEDERKRRKTSMKLDIEKENMRALTSPIKRPTGSSKITSPEQSISGTMDNGSSPSKMKRFRPKIRRQLRKSSREDVLAAAAVRRSRATPTIFGLSSGSGDTELLLDASMSTGAVAGTTTTAVTSVSAPSSASKLPTSESSVTTQPEAVVAPLPAKKPHSCATPTSLLSPKLPTTSGTQSKSTSDTFQLKAKSIESLRSVSPGSDSVFYSEADGNAASGEQSHCHHCGKEMEGKQQSNTISELAGDSVESIPYIEQDIVKPPSDFADSPVTTKTTQRLYKKMDKRFRSEERYHGERGRHYKTRQENIRAKSEERGRIPSLPNTPVLRPAGSSPCVLPDTEQSQHIIYKGHYDAGRYTRLTDDDLWTQLDHQCFDRSRERRASTESEKGFHAKYQVILHRLVQRRCTLEMYHRQKHNSFRVDKTVVVKSDSGEFGFRIHGSKPVVVAAIEPETPAESSGLEVGDIIISVNGVQVLDKHHTEVVKIAHDGCEKLELQVARTIGVLMHEQLEPPSQPIFSGYLWRQSGQAKGAPNTKKWVRRWFSLRPDNCLYYYKTEDDSQPVGAMIMAKHTVDLCPVDVGKPFAFKVDAGEGIPMYVAADSDEMANRWLQLLRQAASQDNQWLDKSARCLYQSPSNIQRPDCFGYLLKLGSRWCGWSKRYCVLKDACLYFYQDANSKSAFGMACLHGYKVASMSANASGKKNSFEIVPPETKLRHYFFCTESEMDKKRWISALEYSIDRWIKSG, encoded by the exons ATGGATATTGCCTTGCGTGGCACAAACAGAGCATCGTCAACATCAACGACTGGAACTG GTCTGCATCATGCTGTGTCATTGGGCAACATTGAGGTCTCCACCAAG ACCACCTACTCCAGCCACATGGATCGCAGCTACGACTCCGAGGATGAACACACTGGTCGCCGAAGACTTCGCCATACGCTGTCCACCGAGTTGCATCCTCACACTTCTGTCTACTCGCGCGGAGATATTCGGGAACAG TACTGCCTCACAGATCGCCAGCTGCACAGCATAGAGCAGCGTCCTAGGCGGGAACGGTTTTTTGGCTGCCTTTCGCGACGCGGTCAAACGCAATCGGGCAGTTTTTTGGGCGGCTGTGTGGGTCGGCGGGTGCCCTCCGATGAGAATTTGGCGGCCTATGCTCCATTTGAAAAATATCCACG CTACCAGAACAGCTACACGGACACACACGAATTGGAAAGTTCCTATTTTCGCCGTCAACCGGCCTCGATTCTGAGCACTGGTAAATCGGGTGAAGCGGACCTGGGTGGACGCTACACCTGGATTGGTCAGCAGCAGGTGACCAACAACAATCCCGACTACCAATCGGACCACAG GGCAACTTGTTGTACAGCACCACTTGAATCCTTTTACCAGGATGTTTTGCTACGGAATTATTATGTCGAGCTTTGCGCTCCACCAAATCCTACACCACCAACATCACACACCAATCAAATCGCTAATCTAAATGTTTG CTCGTATCACTGCCCCACATACGCCACAATGCCAACCACACACcatcagcaccaccaccaacaacaGGGCGGAAATGTCAG AACCAAACACGTGAGCTTTGCCAGGtcgcacacactcacaagTTTCGACAATGTGAATGCCGGATTCCGATCCTCAGGGCGTTTGAAAACGGCCCGAAGCCAGGAGAGATTAATTGGGGGCAAGAAGCCCATTATTGCCACGGGCTCCATGTACGAAACCCTCCAGCCCCCGCTCCAAGCCCAACAGCAACCGCAACAGATGCAGCCGCAACAGAGCTCCACCCTGCCAAAAACCTGGCTGCCACCACCAGTTCAACTGCAGCCATGCCAGCACCACCATGCTCCGATACACCTGCACCAGCCCATTCCAGGTGAGGATTTAGACACCCAATTGCCAGCACGCCCAG ACAACATGGTCGGACTGATCATTCCACAGCCCCTGCCCTTGGCTCTTCCACTGCCCAGTCCCGAAGTTCTCATCGTCGAGAAGAAGTTCCGCAATGCCATGAAAACGCAGGCCACTCAAACAGATGCAGCAGCCCGTCGCCAGGGGCAAATTGGATACAATACCCAGGTCCTGGCTTTGAGTCCCCGACCACCACATCGCATTAAGGTGGTTTCCCAGGGGGCTCAAacgaacggcctgcagaatGGCAAAAAACTAACGAAAAGCCTCTCCGAAATACCCAATGGCAAGGATGGCACCTCCTCGCATCATTATCAACAGGG TTCCATATACCCGCATGAGATGATCTACCGCACTCAGTCGCAGGATGTGACCCCTTTGCAGACCCTTTCGGATGCCCAAAACAACATCATGTACTACAAACCGCCGCCACCATTGCTGGATGCCCACAGTTACGGACTGGGAATGGAGCACCTGAGCCGGACACGTCCTTCGCCATCCGAGCAAAGTGTGGAatatgtgaatgtgaatgctGCTGCAGTGGCTCTGAATGAAAGTTTCGACTACGAGAGCAACAGTTTGCCTCGACGAGCGTGTACCTCGCATACGGATTTCTATTCCAATAGCTTGCCTAGAAGGCATATCACCGAGAGCTCGGAACTAATGACCGATAGTGTTCCCTTGGACTTTAGCCAATCGCATTTATTGCCACCACCAAGTGAGTATTGCAAGAACGACGACGAGGATGTGGAGGAGTACTATGACGAGGAGGAAGATCATCCCCATGAAACGGAGAGCTATAGCTCAGAGGTCTGCATGGAGCAGGCGGCCCAACATCGCCGGATGTCCATGCTGCCCCAGATGATAGACTCCCCATTTCGTCGCGATGATCTGAGGCGTCAATCCATGCCGGTTTATGGTCAAACGGAGAAGCTCATCGATGGCTTTGGCCCAAGGAGCTCTTTTCGAAGGCGCGACAAGGTCAGCTGTTTTCCGGATGAGCCGCCAGTCGTTCAAGAAGTGCGGGATGAACAGGAgatatttattgattttaagCCGCACATTTCGCCCAAGCCGAGTCCCAAGCTCCAGCTGAAGCACCGTAAGCAGCACAAGGCGGAGATCGCCATGAAAAAgatgcaacagcagcgaaTGGCACAGGCGGCAGCTCTGACCCTGCCCAAGCCCAAGTCACAGCCAGTCGAAGTTGAGGTGAGAAAAGTTGAACTTGAGCCCAgcgatgaggaggaggacgaaGACGAGGTTTCCGAGCCCGAAGAGGAGGATGACGGCGAGGAGATCGATGAAGATGAGCAGAAACTAGAGACAGATCTGCAGGAGGATGAGGAACCGCTGTACGAGAACATAACGCCCTGTGGCTGCCGGGTGGCTCCTCAGCCAGATGTGGAGAATATCCAGGACAAACGCTCGCAATTCCGCAAGCGATCTGTCAGCTTGGATGATGACTACGAGGCCAAGGCATCTGAAACTCCCACACCAACTGGCCTGAGACTCCCATCAACTCCGGCCAGTCCTTGCCGCGATGAGCTGCTGGCCAATGTCTCAACTTATCCTTCCTCAGACTCGCTGGCCAATGACAATACCCGCGATCATTCCGATGGCATATGGAATGAGTCGCAGGTTACTGTCTTGACAGCTGAACAGAGGGACATATCCGATGGCTCCTACAGTTCCAACTTGCTGTTGACTCCCTCTTCGAAGAGAAAGAACCTACTGCTGCAGCATCAGCAGAGAAGCTCGGTGGACACCGATGCCCTGGATTTTGAGGAACAA AGTCCCACCTATGGCCTACAAACACTGCCGAAGATCATCAAGACCCCCACACCAACCACATCGAGGCCCACTTCCACACAACCAATGATGCCACCTCCAGCCATCGCCGTAACTCCATCTACAAATCAGATTCTGGACAGCTGCGTAAGTTCACCGCTGCCCAAGAGGAGCATGGTGGCCAGGGGATCGGTTCCGGACGCCCGACAGCTTATGTTCACTAGTGGAGCCGCCAAGCAAAG ACACTCGGATGCCTCGTTCCTGCCCATGGGCGCCACGGACTATGCGAGGAGTGCAGATATATCGGAGTGCAGTACGAATACAGATGAGTATGCCACCTGCACGGACACCTCGAAACGCACACCAGGTATTAAGACACCGCCGACCACCACCAGTTCATCGTCGACCACACAAGTGCCAG TTTCCACCCAGAGCTCGCAGTTAGAGAAGACGCACGCCGGCAGTTCCTTCGAAAGCGCCAGTTCCCTATACTCCATGCGGGAGGATCTCCTCCAGCACGACGAGAAGGAGCGGGATAAGCAGGCCCCTCTTACCAAGGCCCAACTGAAATCGCCCATTGGTTCAGTGGCAGAGCTGACCAGGAAATCGCCATCGCACTCGATCAGTAGTACCACCTCTTCAGGAAGCTGTCCCGTCTCGGGAGCGGCCATCAAATCTCCTGCCAAGGAAAGTCTGCCCCAAACGGTGGCCAGTTCGGGAACGTCCCAGATGAAAGTAAGCTCAGCAGAATGCATACCGCCTGGAGTTAAGCCCAAGCCGGATTCCATATCGGAGGATGAGCGCAGCGAAGTGCGGTACTCCTCGTCCGGTTATTACGAGAGTCCCCACGAGGAGGATGACGAAGAGCAGGGCACCAGGAGCAAGGCCCGCCGCCTGCGACAGGAAGACGAAAGAAAGAGGCGCAAGACAAGCATGAAGCTGGACATTGAGAAGGAGAACATGCGTGCCCTAACCAGTCCCATTAAAAGGCCCACAGGATCCAGCAAGATCACTTCGCCAGAGCAATCGATTTCTGGAACCATGGACAATGGCAGCAGTCCCAGCAAAATGAAACGCTTCCGTCCCAAGATACGCAGGCAGTTGAGAAAAAGTTCACGGGAAGATGTCCtggcggcggcagcggtacGCAGGAGtcgtgccacgcccactattTTCGGCTTAAGCAGCGGCAGTGGAGACACAGAGTTGCTGCTAGATGCCAGCATGTCAACTGGCGCCGTGGCAGGAACCACCACCACTGCCGTGACATCCGTATCAGCACCATCGTCCGCATCCAAGTTACCAACATCGGAGTCCTCAGTGACTACACAACCTGAGGCAGTAGTGGCTCCATTGCCGGCGAAGAAACCACACAGTTGCGCAACGCCCACATCCTTGCTGTCGCCCAAGCTGCCAACAACTAGTGGCACCCAATCGAAGTCCACATCGGACACCTTTCAGCTCAAGGCCAAGTCCATTGAGTCCTTGCGCTCCGTGTCGCCTGGATCCGATTCCGTGTTCTACAGCGAAGCCGATGGAAATGCGGCCAGTGGCGAGCAGAGTCACTGCCACCATTGCGGCAAGGAGATGGAGGGCAAGCAGCAGAGCAACACCATCAGCGAACTGGCTGGTGACTCGGTCGAGTCGATACCCTACATCGAGCAGGACATCGTCAAGCCTCCCTCGGACTTCGCCGACTCGCCGGTGACCACCAAGACCACCCAGCGGTTGTACAAAAAGATGGACAAGCGGTTCCGATCCGAGGAGCGGTATCATGGAGAAAGGGGCAGGCACTACAAAACCAGGCAGGAGAATATTAGGGCAAAG AGCGAGGAGCGTGGACGCATTCCCAGTCTTCCCAATACCCCCGTCCTGCGTCCTGCCGGCTCCAGTCCTTGTGTCCTGCCCGATACGGAACAGAGCCAGCACATTATCTATAAGGGACACTACGACGCAGGACGCTATACACGACTGACCGACGATGACTTGTGGACTCAACTGGACCATCAGTGTTTTG ACCGTTCCAGGGAGCGCAGAGCTTCCACTGAGTCGGAGAAGGGCTTCCATGCCAAGTACCAAGTGATCCTACATCGCCTCGTCCAGCGACGCTGCACATTGGAGATGTACCACCGCCAGAAGCACAACAGCTTCC GCGTGGACAAAACCGTGGTGGTCAAGAGCGATTCCGGCGAATTTGGCTTCCGTATTCACGGTTCCAAGCCCGTGGTAGTGGCCGCCATCGAACCGGAGACTCCGGCTGAGAGCTCTGGCTTGGAGGTGGGCGACATCATCATCTCCGTGAATGGCGTCCAAGTGCTGGACAAGCACCACACCGAGGTGGTCAAGATCGCACACGATGGCTGCGAGAAGCTGGAACTGCAGGTGGCCCGAACCATTGGGGTGCTAATGCACGAGCAACTGGAGCCGCCAAGTCAGCCCATATTTAGTGGATACCTGTGGCGGCAGAGTGGACAGGCCAAGGGAGCGCCCAATACCAAGAAATGGGTGCGTCGTTGGTTCTCCCTGCGACCCGATAATTGTCTGTACTACTACAAAACTGAAGAT GACTCTCAACCCGTTGGCGCCATGATCATGGCCAAGCACACTGTGGACTTGTGTCCGGTGGATGTGGGCAAGCCTTTTGCCTTCAAAGTGGATGCCGGCGAGGGTATTCCCATGTACGTGGCTGCCGACTCCGATGAGATGGCGAACAGGTGGCTCCAGCTGCTCAGGCAAGCGGCCTCCCAGGACAACCAGTGGCTGGACAAGAG TGCGCGGTGCTTGTACCAGAGTCCCAGCAACATTCAGCGGCCCGACTGCTTCGGCTACTTACTCAAATTGGGCTCAAGGTGGTGCGGCTGGTCGAAACGCTATTGCGTTCTAAAGGATGCCTGCCTCTATTTTTACCAAGATGCAAATAGCAAGAGTGCATTCG GCATGGCCTGCTTGCACGGCTACAAAGTGGCCTCGATGTCCGCCAATGCATCCGGCAAGAAGAACTCGTTCGAGATAGTGCCACCAGAGACGAAATTGCGTCACTATTTCTTCTGCACCGAAAGCGAAATGGATAAGAAGCG CTGGATATCCGCACTGGAGTACTCCATTGACCGCTGGATAAAGTCCGGGTAA